In Parafrankia irregularis, a single genomic region encodes these proteins:
- a CDS encoding DMT family transporter has product MLMTYLLGLGSAVCFGVAAVIQQRVAFHAPPEDVLRLRLLLWLVRRPLWDAGVLLSAVGTFAAAAALARSTVAFVAPLQVCQLLFALPLAAVWARRRVPRRDWAAAIATALGLGTFLFAGDPHQGEVEAATTVGWLLTGLSIGGLATWAVLGTRRLDPARRATLLAGGAGLLSALQSALVSGVGRRVETSGVGSIFGSWELYAVVVVALTSGLLLQSAYEMAPLPASLPAAVTLEPLGGVAIGVFLLGGMLRVSPLAVVGEIAGLASMIVGVRVLASSPLVTGQMSRLRARTSQGQLSRLEDLLHRDLEVLRDDLARGRRASTDRAQRRQYRRLHHDLDRIHCELARLVDDRDHLDARINTMRAASVGIGAGRRAPGTTAAADTRIAGGTAPGSTAGGTAAGALRSVTSSPRNGANGQVPRSTTSRRPTAGRRSTTGRPSTRVPHGTGAGLGPVPPPGAGTGTGPVPTPVPAGSVSSLPPAGSSRARGGDERTRARARNGDGHARDHTPGQPTPGHPTGSDHRANGHREGDGGDHADVISDHELAASQRALDARADALLAQAEVLSAKAETMLRSLAS; this is encoded by the coding sequence GCAGCGCGTCGCCTTCCACGCACCTCCCGAGGACGTCCTGCGGCTTCGGCTGCTGCTGTGGCTCGTACGACGTCCGCTGTGGGACGCCGGTGTGCTCCTGTCCGCGGTCGGGACGTTCGCGGCGGCCGCGGCGCTGGCCCGGTCCACGGTCGCGTTCGTCGCGCCGCTGCAGGTCTGCCAGTTGCTCTTCGCGCTGCCCCTGGCGGCGGTGTGGGCCCGTCGGCGGGTGCCGCGACGGGACTGGGCGGCCGCGATCGCCACGGCGCTGGGGCTGGGCACCTTCCTGTTCGCCGGGGATCCACACCAGGGCGAGGTGGAGGCCGCGACCACCGTCGGCTGGCTGCTGACCGGCCTGTCGATCGGTGGCCTCGCGACCTGGGCGGTGCTGGGCACCCGCCGGCTGGACCCGGCGCGCCGTGCCACCCTGCTGGCCGGCGGTGCGGGCCTGCTGTCCGCCCTGCAGAGCGCCCTCGTGAGCGGTGTCGGCCGCCGCGTGGAGACCTCCGGTGTCGGTTCGATCTTCGGGTCCTGGGAGCTGTACGCGGTCGTCGTGGTCGCGCTGACCAGTGGCCTGCTGTTGCAGAGCGCCTACGAGATGGCCCCGCTGCCGGCGTCGCTGCCGGCGGCGGTGACGCTGGAGCCCCTCGGCGGTGTAGCCATCGGCGTGTTCCTGCTCGGTGGCATGCTCCGTGTCAGCCCGCTCGCGGTGGTGGGTGAGATCGCGGGTCTGGCCAGCATGATTGTCGGCGTCCGCGTCCTGGCCAGCTCGCCGCTGGTCACCGGGCAGATGTCCCGGCTGCGCGCGCGGACGTCTCAGGGCCAGCTCTCACGGCTCGAGGATCTGCTGCACCGCGACCTGGAGGTGCTGCGCGACGACCTGGCGCGCGGGCGGCGTGCCAGCACCGACCGCGCCCAGCGTCGCCAGTACCGCCGCCTGCACCACGACCTCGACCGCATCCACTGCGAGCTGGCCCGGCTGGTCGACGACCGGGACCACCTCGATGCCCGCATCAACACGATGCGGGCGGCCAGTGTCGGTATCGGCGCCGGTCGCCGTGCCCCCGGGACCACGGCCGCCGCCGACACGCGCATCGCCGGCGGCACCGCCCCGGGCAGCACCGCCGGCGGCACCGCGGCCGGTGCGCTGCGTTCGGTGACGTCCTCGCCCCGGAACGGAGCAAACGGGCAGGTCCCACGCTCGACGACCAGCCGACGCCCGACGGCCGGCCGACGCTCGACGACCGGCCGCCCCTCCACCCGCGTCCCGCACGGCACCGGAGCGGGCCTCGGCCCGGTGCCACCACCCGGCGCCGGGACCGGGACCGGTCCGGTACCAACGCCGGTGCCCGCCGGATCGGTGTCGTCGCTGCCACCGGCCGGCAGCTCGCGGGCGCGCGGCGGCGACGAACGGACCCGCGCGCGGGCACGCAACGGGGACGGACATGCCAGGGACCACACTCCCGGCCAGCCGACTCCCGGCCACCCGACGGGATCGGACCACCGCGCCAACGGGCACCGCGAGGGCGACGGCGGCGACCATGCGGACGTGATCAGCGATCACGAGCTGGCGGCGTCCCAGCGCGCCCTCGACGCGCGGGCGGACGCGCTTCTGGCCCAGGCCGAGGTGCTGTCGGCGAAGGCGGAGACGATGCTGCGCTCGCTCGCGTCGTAA
- a CDS encoding MDR family MFS transporter yields MSSAGATSTSAVPATPGGPNGPGGPAAPAPGALTHRQIMTIVTALLLGTFLAALDQTVVSTAIRSIGDDLHGLSAQAWVTTAFLITSTITTPLYGKLSDIYGRKPLFLLAISIFVVGSVLCGMASSMYVLAGFRALQGLGAGGLFSLAMSIMADILSPQQRPKYMAYFMATFATSSVAGPVIGGFLAGQDSVAGLAGWRWIFWINVPIGLIALVVVNRVLRGGGKRGSTRIDWWGTVAIIAAVVPLLLVAERGREWGWGSAVSVTCYVIGAIGLAGFVVAERYMGDDALIPLRLFGGRTFSVGTVLSIIVGIGMFGGLAVVPLYLQIVKGASPTEAGLLLLPMMAGVMIASMTSGRLIARTGRYRVYPLVGFSCMVAALGLLSFVGADTPLWRTELAMLLFGLGLGQTMQTLVVAMQNSVAPRDIGVATSSATFFRQIGGTLGTAVFLSILFGAAPERITDAYQAAAGTTAFGAAATAHPDQLRQVTSSGSLDDSGFLQHIEKAIAHPFMVGFSDAMDLVFLVGAATVVIGVLLALFLPEVPLRTMSGLEAARADAATADAATPATPVTAPDTAGVEIMIPEPAAGNPLEAATDDATVSATDPAPAGAQVEAETQVEAETQDEAEPQDEVEAEAPDHARTGSQAQAGTAS; encoded by the coding sequence ATGAGCTCAGCCGGCGCGACCTCCACCTCGGCCGTGCCCGCCACGCCAGGCGGGCCGAACGGGCCAGGGGGGCCCGCCGCGCCGGCGCCGGGGGCGCTCACCCATCGACAGATCATGACCATCGTCACGGCACTGCTGCTGGGCACGTTCCTCGCCGCGCTCGACCAGACGGTGGTCTCGACGGCCATCCGCAGCATCGGCGACGACCTGCACGGCCTGTCCGCCCAGGCCTGGGTGACCACCGCGTTCCTCATCACCTCGACGATCACCACGCCGCTCTACGGCAAGCTCTCGGACATCTACGGCCGCAAGCCGCTGTTCCTGCTCGCGATCTCGATCTTCGTCGTCGGCTCCGTTCTGTGCGGGATGGCGTCGAGCATGTACGTGCTGGCCGGGTTCCGCGCCCTGCAGGGGCTCGGGGCCGGCGGCCTGTTCTCGCTCGCGATGTCGATCATGGCCGACATCCTGTCGCCGCAGCAGCGCCCGAAGTACATGGCGTACTTCATGGCGACGTTCGCGACGTCCAGCGTCGCCGGACCGGTCATCGGCGGGTTCCTGGCCGGTCAGGACAGCGTGGCCGGGCTGGCCGGCTGGCGCTGGATCTTCTGGATCAACGTCCCGATCGGCCTGATCGCGCTGGTCGTCGTCAACCGGGTCCTGCGCGGGGGCGGGAAGCGGGGCAGCACCCGCATCGACTGGTGGGGCACCGTCGCGATCATCGCGGCGGTCGTGCCCCTCCTGCTCGTCGCCGAACGGGGCCGGGAATGGGGCTGGGGCTCGGCCGTCTCCGTAACCTGCTATGTGATCGGCGCCATCGGCCTGGCCGGGTTCGTCGTCGCCGAGCGGTACATGGGTGACGACGCGCTGATCCCCCTGCGGCTGTTCGGCGGCCGGACGTTCTCCGTCGGCACGGTGCTCTCGATCATCGTCGGTATCGGCATGTTCGGCGGGCTCGCCGTCGTCCCGCTCTACCTGCAGATCGTCAAGGGGGCGTCCCCCACCGAAGCCGGCCTGCTGCTGCTGCCCATGATGGCCGGCGTCATGATCGCGTCGATGACCTCCGGGCGCCTGATCGCGAGGACCGGCCGCTACCGCGTCTACCCGCTCGTCGGCTTCTCGTGCATGGTCGCCGCACTCGGCCTGCTGTCGTTCGTCGGCGCGGACACGCCGCTGTGGCGGACGGAGCTCGCCATGCTGCTGTTCGGCCTCGGGCTGGGCCAGACCATGCAGACCCTCGTCGTGGCGATGCAGAACAGCGTCGCCCCGCGTGACATCGGCGTCGCGACCTCGTCGGCCACCTTCTTCCGGCAGATCGGCGGAACGCTGGGCACCGCGGTGTTCCTGTCGATCCTGTTCGGCGCGGCGCCCGAGCGGATCACCGACGCCTACCAGGCCGCCGCCGGCACCACCGCGTTCGGCGCGGCGGCCACCGCGCACCCCGACCAGCTTCGCCAGGTGACGTCGAGCGGCTCACTGGACGACTCCGGCTTCCTCCAGCACATCGAGAAGGCCATCGCGCACCCGTTCATGGTCGGCTTCTCCGACGCGATGGACCTGGTCTTCCTGGTCGGCGCCGCGACCGTGGTGATCGGCGTGCTGCTCGCGCTGTTCCTGCCCGAGGTACCGCTGCGCACCATGTCGGGCCTGGAGGCCGCCCGAGCCGATGCCGCTACCGCCGACGCGGCAACTCCGGCCACCCCCGTCACCGCCCCCGACACCGCCGGCGTGGAGATCATGATCCCCGAGCCGGCCGCCGGCAACCCGCTGGAGGCGGCCACCGACGACGCCACTGTCAGCGCCACCGACCCCGCCCCGGCCGGCGCCCAGGTCGAGGCGGAAACCCAGGTCGAGGCGGAAACCCAGGACGAGGCTGAACCCCAGGACGAGGTCGAGGCCGAGGCCCCGGACCACGCCCGGACCGGGTCTCAGGCTCAGGCCGGGACGGCTTCCTGA
- a CDS encoding MarR family winged helix-turn-helix transcriptional regulator, with protein MDEKTAAAPTANTGRAPAIRTTAQETPSDRGHQVAQLADDVARLIRGLARARSQFLARARDDMEWAAQILISYLAAGGPMRLGALAAAVQSDPSTVSRQVAALVRDGFVERRADPADGRAVVLDVTEAGRQVHRDHIRVRNERYEEMLAAWSSEDLATFAALLHRFGDAMEIHQPSWSARPHQADPATDPATDTDASPRPDQEQDDRS; from the coding sequence ATGGACGAAAAGACAGCCGCGGCCCCCACGGCGAACACCGGACGAGCCCCCGCGATCAGGACCACGGCGCAGGAGACCCCGTCGGACCGCGGGCACCAGGTCGCGCAGCTCGCCGACGACGTCGCCCGGCTGATCCGCGGGCTCGCCCGCGCCCGCAGCCAGTTCCTCGCCCGGGCACGGGATGACATGGAGTGGGCGGCCCAGATCCTGATCTCGTATCTGGCCGCCGGTGGCCCGATGCGCCTCGGCGCCCTCGCCGCCGCCGTGCAGTCGGATCCGTCCACGGTCAGCCGGCAGGTCGCCGCCCTGGTCCGGGACGGTTTCGTGGAGCGACGCGCCGACCCGGCCGACGGGCGGGCCGTGGTTCTGGATGTCACCGAGGCCGGCCGGCAGGTCCACCGGGACCACATCAGAGTGCGCAACGAGCGCTACGAGGAGATGCTCGCTGCCTGGAGCAGCGAGGACCTCGCCACCTTCGCCGCCCTGTTGCACCGCTTCGGCGACGCGATGGAGATCCACCAGCCCAGCTGGTCGGCCAGGCCACACCAGGCCGACCCCGCCACTGACCCCGCCACCGACACCGACGCCTCGCCAAGACCGGACCAGGAACAGGACGACCGATCATGA
- a CDS encoding class I SAM-dependent methyltransferase codes for MSTTQTSPDLAAITTRQQKTWSSGNFAKIASRIVLSSELLADAADLRAGWHVLDVASGTGNAAIAAARSGARVIGTDYVPELLREAGVRARAEGLDVEFRVADAQHLPFADDSFDATLSVFGSMFAPDHRRTAAEMVRVTRPAGTIGLASWTPDGFIGDMFRVISAHVPPPAGVASPLLWGTREHLNDLFGGAIGKAESVERTCTFRFTSAEDFVVFFRRWYGPTLKAFEALDEAGRDQLAAELVDLARRWDRYRGAESAVALPSTYLQTVLTLR; via the coding sequence ATGTCCACCACCCAGACCTCACCGGACCTGGCCGCGATCACGACACGTCAGCAGAAGACGTGGTCCAGCGGAAACTTCGCGAAAATCGCCTCCCGCATCGTGCTCTCCAGCGAGCTGCTGGCCGACGCCGCCGACCTCCGCGCGGGCTGGCATGTCCTTGATGTGGCCTCCGGAACGGGAAACGCGGCCATCGCCGCGGCCCGGTCGGGTGCCCGGGTCATCGGCACGGACTACGTTCCCGAGCTGCTGCGGGAGGCCGGCGTCCGCGCCCGCGCGGAGGGTCTCGACGTCGAGTTCCGGGTCGCCGACGCCCAGCACCTGCCGTTCGCGGACGACAGCTTCGACGCCACGCTGAGCGTGTTCGGCTCGATGTTCGCCCCCGACCACCGCCGCACCGCCGCCGAGATGGTGCGGGTCACCCGCCCCGCGGGCACCATCGGCCTCGCGTCCTGGACGCCCGACGGCTTCATCGGCGACATGTTCCGGGTCATCTCCGCGCACGTACCGCCGCCGGCGGGCGTCGCGTCCCCGCTGCTGTGGGGCACTCGCGAGCATCTGAACGACCTTTTCGGCGGCGCGATCGGAAAGGCCGAGTCGGTCGAGCGGACCTGCACGTTCCGCTTCACCTCCGCCGAGGACTTCGTCGTGTTCTTCCGCCGCTGGTACGGGCCGACCCTGAAGGCGTTCGAAGCGCTCGACGAGGCCGGCCGTGACCAGCTCGCCGCCGAGCTGGTCGACCTGGCCCGACGCTGGGACCGGTACCGCGGCGCCGAGAGTGCCGTCGCCCTGCCGTCGACCTACCTGCAGACGGTTCTCACGCTCCGCTAG
- a CDS encoding winged helix-turn-helix transcriptional regulator, with amino-acid sequence MTGHVEYCPIAVGVEILGDRWTPLVIRELSVGATGFNEIARGLPRLSRTLLSQRLRMLERRGLVWKEPAPRGQQVRYSLTASGAALSSVVWSLGQWAAEWTFGDPTDEECDGLTLMWRLHQCANPGALPAERTVVHLVLTGPGAAQGWLDIADGGVTVCQEEPAREPDLVIEAPTSAMLRWLMSVATFRELRMSGQVRLTGPAGLVRQFPDWFITSMFAESLGRARRRQDQEAVPA; translated from the coding sequence ATGACTGGCCACGTTGAGTACTGCCCGATCGCGGTCGGAGTGGAGATCCTTGGTGACCGGTGGACGCCGCTGGTCATCCGTGAACTGAGCGTTGGTGCGACCGGATTCAACGAGATTGCCCGTGGCCTGCCCAGACTGAGCCGGACCCTGCTGTCCCAGCGGCTGCGCATGCTGGAGCGCCGCGGGCTGGTGTGGAAGGAACCGGCGCCGCGGGGTCAGCAGGTGCGGTACTCGCTGACCGCCTCGGGCGCGGCGTTGTCGTCCGTGGTGTGGTCCCTTGGTCAGTGGGCGGCCGAGTGGACGTTCGGCGATCCCACGGACGAGGAATGCGACGGGCTGACGCTCATGTGGCGGTTGCACCAGTGCGCGAACCCCGGGGCGCTGCCAGCCGAACGGACCGTGGTGCACCTGGTGCTCACCGGCCCCGGCGCGGCCCAGGGCTGGTTGGACATCGCCGACGGCGGGGTCACCGTGTGCCAGGAGGAGCCCGCGCGTGAGCCCGACCTCGTGATCGAGGCGCCGACCTCGGCCATGCTCCGGTGGCTGATGAGTGTCGCCACCTTCCGGGAGCTGCGGATGAGCGGGCAGGTGCGGCTGACCGGTCCGGCCGGTCTCGTCCGCCAGTTCCCGGACTGGTTCATCACGTCGATGTTCGCGGAGAGCCTGGGACGGGCGAGGCGGCGCCAGGATCAGGAAGCCGTCCCGGCCTGA